A region of Anopheles merus strain MAF chromosome 2R, AmerM5.1, whole genome shotgun sequence DNA encodes the following proteins:
- the LOC121589860 gene encoding nucleolar protein 12-like — MKLTAEKKPSKAKKVAKLNKDTIDEQAHEMRKLKKEKKAKLETESKEEELAPEQEMDAAMEYEANEEEEDVENDDAVVTNGKGKANSKAKTPKVKEVKQEAKQKPRGKEYTIFVGNLPKTTKQKDLRAMFSKYGAIQTIRLRTNTGLKMFNKKVLSKVPSLNAYVVYDSKEEMEKACELDGEMMSNNRIRVCPADKKQIGDAKATVFVGNIARGTTDNDLHEFFSRVGPIEYVRQIGDKYVAYVCFKKGVSIMKALKLNQESLNGRLIRVEKVDTTRTNVKLNKKGHVVPRNRLPASPGANTAAAPAGEGKANSTGGGAGAKFHGKVAHAKAKKSNVSLKKGKGSVAQKKMLASKLKAAMKQK; from the exons ATGAAACTTACAGCAGAGAAAAAGCCCTCCAAGGCAAAGAAAGTCGCGAAGTTAAACAAAGATACAATCGACGAACAGGCGCACGAAATGCGGAAACTTaagaaggaaaagaaggcCAAGCTGGAAACAGAATCAAAGGAAGAGGAACTAGCCCCAGAGCAAGAGATGGACGCTGCTATGGAGTACGAGGCAAatgaggaagaggaggacgtTGAGAACGACGATGCCGTTGTTACCAATGGCAAGGGAAAAGCAAACTCAAAAGCTAAGACCCCGAAGGTAAAGGAGGTTAAacaggaagcaaaacaaaagccaagAG GAAAGGAATACACCATCTTTGTTGGTAACCTTCCCAAAACGACCAAGCAAAAGGATCTGCGAGCCATGTTCAGCAAGTACGGCGCCATACAGACGATTCGTCTTCGGACGAATACGGGTTTGAAAATGTTCAACAAGAAAGTGCTGTCAAAAGTGCCTTCcctgaacgcgtacgtagtttACGACTCCAAGGAGGAAATGGAAAAGGCCTGTGAGCTGGACGGCGAAATGATGAGCAACAATCGCATCCGCGTGTGTCCGGCTGACAAGAAGCAGATTGGCGACGCGAAAGCGACCGTCTTCGTGGGAAATATAGCCAGAG GCACAACCGATAACGATCTGCACGAATTCTTCAGCCGCGTCGGGCCGATCGAATACGTCCGGCAGATCGGGGACAAGTACGTGGCGTACGTGTGCTTCAAGAAGGGCGTCTCCATCATGAAAGCCCTGAAGCTGAACCAGGAATCGCTGAACGGTCGGCTGATTCGGGTGGAAAAGGTGGACACGACGCGCACCAACGTGAAGCTCAACAAGAAGGGACACGTGGTGCCGCGAAACCGGCTGCCCGCCAGCCCGGGCGCGAACACGGCCGCTGCACCAGCGGGGGAAGGCAAGGCGAACAGCACTGGTGGCGGTGCGGGAGCCAAATTCCACGGCAAGGTTGCACACGCGAAGGCCAAGAAGAGCAATGTTAGTCTGAAGAAGGGCAAGGGTTCGGTAGCGCAGAAGAAAATGCTCGCCAGCAAACTGAAGGCAGCGATGAAGCAGAAATAG
- the LOC121602638 gene encoding uncharacterized protein LOC121602638, which translates to MNSSTSSGGEKPDNMPARKRQNRQAVLGMLKKVDIKNKGLKRFFYFTYEADPSAAKQEQVKKLYFSNGEICEGDEYFLQHMKKSVFVSNIPGGTKKSELYQLFQRYGMVLSIELRTRGGRNIVGRQPQYPFETGPYLCSTIEFDSPESAKNACEVKTESTYSAKPIMNPSLLGTENCVYVENVPAATTRQELWQHFKMFGPIRSIRMEFPDGTLVLTDAEYAQLRSVNCHIRFRRRAEARAAAKGLNRSTFKERQISVQMAYQKYCNPDELSNNALRIFFQPFGDVVALDQIPHQRAGYVCFKLPIPADLIKRANQQTFRRRRITIEKLELPGIPKEGKSVAKATLGNGKNGREGTNPPGNGSSGSSNTNNSNRGGSATTTTGASSKGAPTNHAIQIKLGRKIARKALPPAGRKPLAKRVSGDLAKAEPGGGKPGSKTAANAENAKENRATS; encoded by the exons ATGAACTCCTCCACATCCTCCGGCGGGGAAAAGCCGGACAACATGCCGGCCAGAAAGCGCCAGAATCGGCAAGCCGTGCTGGGAATGCTGAAAAAGGTGGACATCAAAAACAAGGGCTTGAAACGATTCTTCTACTTCACGTACGAGGCAGACCCATCGGCCGCCAAGCAGGAGCAGGTGAAAAAGCTCTACTTCAGCAATGGCGAAATCTGCGAGGGGGATGAATATTTTCTCCAGCACA TGAAAaagagtgtgtttgtgagcaACATTCCGGGCGGTACGAAAAAGTCcgagctgtaccagctgttcCAGCGCTACGGGATGGTGCTGTCGATTGAGCTGCGAACCCGCGGCGGTCGGAACATAGTGGGCCGCCAGCCACAGTACCCGTTCGAGACGGGCCCGTACCTGTGCAGTACGATCGAGTTTGACTCACCGGAAAGTGCCAAGAATGCGTGCGAGGTGAAAACCGAAAGCACCTACAGCGCCAAACCGATTATGAATCCGTCACTGTTGG GGACGGAaaactgtgtgtatgttgagAACGTACCGGCAGCAACGACGCGCCAGGAGCTGTGGCAGCACTTCAAGATGTTTGGTCCGATCCGTTCGATACGGATGGAGTTTCCCGACGGCACGCTGGTACTGACGGATGCCGAGTACGCACAGCTACGCTCGGTCAACTGTCACATTCGGTTCCGGCGAAGAGCGGAAGCACGGGCTGCAGCAAAGGGCCTAAACCGTAGCACCTTCAAGGAGCGTCAAATCTCCGTACAGATGGCATATCAAAAGTACTGTAATCCGGATG AGCTGTCGAACAATGCGCTGCGAATCTTCTTTCAACCGTTCGGCGATGTGGTTGCCCTCGATCAAATTCCCCATCAACGGGCGGGCTACGTCTGCTTCAAGCTGCCGATCCCGGCCGACCTGATAAAGCGGGCCAACCAGCAAACGTTCCGCCGGCGGCGCATAACGATCGAGAAGCTGGAGCTGCCGGGCATACCGAAGGAAGGCAAATCGGTGGCCAAGGCGACGCTGGGCAATGGGAAGAACGGGCGCGAAGGGACGAACCCCCCAGGCAACggtagcagcggcagcagcaacacgaaCAACAGCAATCGGGGAGGGTCGgcgaccaccaccacaggCGCTTCCAGCAAGGGTGCTCCCACCAACCATGCCATTCAGATCAAGCTCGGTCGCAAGATCGCACGCAAAGCGCTCCCTCCGGCGGGCCGCAAACCGTTGGCCAAACGGGTAAGCGGCGATCTGGCCAAAGCGGAACCCGGCGGCGGCAAGCCGGGCAGCAAAACGGCAGCGAACGCCGAGAATGCAAAGGAAAACCGGGCCACATCGTAG
- the LOC121602648 gene encoding isocitrate dehydrogenase [NADP], mitochondrial-like: MARLLARFCKTLPVQGSSTRTILPAVTMVPSRARSSDTRIQAVKPIVEMDGDEMTRIIWQFIKDKLIFPYVKVEALYYDLGLPYRDQTNDQVTIDAAHAMLKHNVGIKCATITPDEQRVEEFKLKKMWLSPNGTIRNILGGTVFREPIICNNIPRIVPGWTKPIVIGRHAHGDQYKAQDYVVRKPGTVKMVYTGEDGTVEEIQLYKYTSPGVALAMYNTDESISAFAHSSFQVALGKRWPLYLSTKNTILKRYDGRFKDIFQEIYEKDYKKQFEEAKIWYEHRLIDDMVAQALKSSGEFVWACKNYDGDVQSDIVAQGYGSLGLMTSVLVCPDGKTVESEAAHGTVTRHYREHQKGRPTSTNPIASIFAWTRGLEHRAKLDNTPELARFSKALEKACVDTVESGKMTKDLALCIHGSRNLKDSMYLNTQDFLEAISEQLERTWKK, from the exons ATGGCCCGTCTTCTCGCCCGCTTCTGCAAAACGCTTCCGGTGCAGGGTAGCTCAACTAGGACGATCCTGCCTGCCGTTACCATGGTGCCGTCGCGCGCACGCA GCTCCGACACCCGTATTCAGGCCGTAAAGCCTATAGTGGAGATGGATGGTGATGAGATGACCCGCATCATCTGGCAGTTCATCAAGGACAAGCTGATCTTCCCTTATGTTAAG GTCGAAGCACTTTACTACGATCTCGGACTTCCCTATCGCGACCAAACGAACGATCAGGTAACGATCGATGCCGCCCATGCCATGCTGAAGCACAACGTCGGCATCAAGTGTGCGACGATCACGCCGGACGAGCAGCGCGTCGAGGAGTTCAAGCTGAAGAAGATGTGGCTGAGCCCGAACGGTACGATCCGCAACATACTCGGCGGCACGGTGTTCCGCGAGCCGATCATCTGCAACAACATTCCCCGCATCGTGCCCGGCTGGACCAAGCCGATCGTGATCGGGCGTCACGCGCACGGCGACCAGTACAAGGCGCAGGACTACGTGGTGCGCAAGCCCGGCACGGTCAAGATGGTGTACACCGGCGAGGACGGTACGGTGGAGGAGATCCAGCTGTACAAGTACACCTCGCCCGGCGTGGCGCTGGCCATGTACAACACCGACGAGTCGATCAGCGCGTTCGCGCACTCCTCGTTCCAGGTGGCGCTGGGCAAGCGGTGGCCGCTGTACCTTTCCACCAAGAACACGATCCTGAAGCGCTACGACGGTCGCTTCAAGGACATTTTCCAGGAGATTTACGAGAA AGACTACAAGAAGCAGTTCGAGGAGGCCAAGATCTGGTACGAACACCGGCTGATCGATGATATGGTCGCGCAAGCGCTGAAATCGTCCGGCGAGTTCGTGTGGGCCTGCAAAAACTACGACGGCGACGTGCAGTCGGACATCGTCGCCCAGGGTTACGGTTCGCTCGGTCTCATGACGTCCGTGCTGGTGTGCCCGGACGGCAAAACGGTCGAATCGGAAGCGGCACACGGAACGGTCACGCGCCACTACCG CGAGCATCAAAAGGGACGCCCCACTTCCACCAATCCGATCGCTTCGATCTTTGCGTGGACGCGCGGTTTGGAGCACCGTGCGAAGCTGGACAACACGCCCGAACTGGCCCGCTTCTCCAAGGCGCTCGAGAAGGCCTGCGTCGACACGGTGGAATCGGGCAAGATGACCAAGGATCTGGCCCTGTGCATTCACGGCTCGCGCAACCTCAAGGACAGCATGTACCTGAACACGCAGGACTTCCTGGAAGCCATCTCCGAGCAGCTGGAGCGCACGTGGAAGAAGTAA